A genomic window from Flavobacterium johnsoniae includes:
- a CDS encoding diacylglycerol/lipid kinase family protein, translating to MKKNILFVVNPISGDLDKTDLVGAVEEFATTNHFDLEVYETTGKNDIKNIQTLYDKFLPERIIVAGGDGTIKMVAEAMEEHDVIIGILPAGSANGLSVDLNLPDGIEENLKVAFLNHYIEMDMICINGKKSIHLSDLGLNANLVKNYEESDVRGFWGYALQAFTTLKESEEPFVATISANNKIVEHTARMIVVANSQKYGTGVIINPNGSMNDGKFELVILKSLDLLLIGKIITGNMPIDSDDIIIISTDKAEIKTDYPVNFQIDGEYCGAQKSLEIHILHKQMKIAVP from the coding sequence TTGAAAAAGAATATCCTATTTGTTGTCAATCCGATATCGGGTGACCTTGATAAAACCGATTTAGTTGGTGCTGTCGAAGAATTTGCAACCACAAATCATTTTGATCTGGAAGTTTATGAGACGACTGGAAAAAATGATATTAAAAATATTCAGACGCTTTATGATAAATTCCTGCCAGAACGCATTATTGTTGCAGGCGGCGACGGAACTATCAAAATGGTTGCTGAAGCTATGGAAGAACATGATGTTATAATTGGAATTTTGCCTGCAGGTTCGGCAAACGGACTTTCGGTAGATTTAAATTTACCAGATGGAATCGAAGAAAATCTAAAAGTTGCCTTTTTAAATCATTATATCGAAATGGATATGATTTGTATTAACGGCAAAAAAAGTATTCATTTAAGCGATCTTGGTCTTAATGCCAACTTGGTTAAAAACTATGAAGAAAGTGACGTTAGAGGTTTCTGGGGATATGCCTTGCAAGCTTTTACGACACTTAAAGAATCAGAAGAACCTTTTGTGGCAACTATATCTGCGAATAATAAAATTGTAGAACATACGGCAAGAATGATTGTTGTGGCTAATTCGCAAAAATACGGAACTGGTGTAATCATAAATCCAAACGGTTCTATGAATGACGGAAAGTTTGAATTGGTAATTTTAAAAAGCCTCGATTTATTATTAATCGGAAAAATTATTACCGGAAATATGCCAATTGATTCAGATGATATTATCATAATTTCAACCGACAAAGCAGAAATAAAAACCGATTATCCCGTGAATTTTCAAATTGATGGAGAATATTGCGGAGCGCAGAAATCTTTAGAAATTCATATTTTGCATAAGCAAATGAAAATTGCAGTTCCTTAG
- a CDS encoding GNAT family N-acetyltransferase: MNTTFSFQIYKSASLLPSEWNSLAENNVFLTREYLEVLENSSPVNMTCHFIGIFEEKKLVGIVLTQFLFAEKLESFGERDKCLKTSVRNFALKNFASHVLFVGNNMLTGQNAFVFDPKIKQSKAIKTLHKAINQLKKNLKESGKKVHITSIKDFTAKEIEPLQAEFKNNYTFSTQPNMIFEINENWKTEQDYIDALSKKYRDQYKRARKKSEGIAKKQMSLSDIKQYEDIIYDLYFHVAKNAPFNTFFLARNHFSFFKEIMGEDFLLYGYFLDEKLIGFNTLIKNGNVMDTYFLGYDESVQREKMLYLNMLYDMIAYSIKKGFREIVFARTALEIKSSVGAKPVKMYGLITHSNALINHNISRFFNYLEPKTEWQERNPFK, encoded by the coding sequence TTGAACACAACTTTTTCTTTCCAAATTTACAAAAGTGCTTCTCTGCTACCTTCAGAATGGAATTCGCTTGCAGAAAATAATGTCTTTTTGACAAGAGAATATCTTGAAGTTCTGGAAAACTCTTCTCCAGTAAATATGACTTGCCATTTTATCGGAATTTTTGAAGAAAAAAAACTAGTCGGAATTGTTTTAACGCAATTTTTATTTGCAGAAAAACTAGAATCTTTTGGAGAGCGCGATAAGTGTTTGAAAACTTCTGTTCGTAATTTTGCTTTAAAGAATTTTGCTTCGCATGTTTTATTTGTTGGAAATAATATGCTCACAGGTCAAAACGCTTTTGTTTTTGATCCAAAAATCAAGCAATCAAAGGCGATTAAAACTCTTCATAAAGCAATTAATCAACTAAAGAAAAATTTAAAAGAAAGCGGAAAAAAAGTTCATATAACGAGTATAAAAGATTTTACTGCAAAAGAAATCGAACCTTTGCAAGCTGAATTTAAAAACAACTACACGTTTTCGACTCAGCCCAACATGATTTTCGAAATCAATGAAAACTGGAAAACCGAACAAGATTATATTGATGCTTTATCTAAAAAATACCGAGATCAATATAAACGCGCGCGAAAAAAATCGGAAGGAATTGCAAAAAAGCAAATGTCACTTTCTGACATTAAGCAATATGAAGACATTATTTACGATTTGTACTTTCATGTGGCTAAAAATGCTCCTTTTAATACTTTTTTTCTAGCTAGAAATCACTTTAGTTTTTTCAAAGAAATTATGGGCGAAGATTTTCTTCTTTACGGTTATTTTTTAGATGAAAAATTAATTGGTTTCAATACTTTAATAAAAAACGGCAATGTAATGGATACTTATTTTTTAGGTTATGACGAAAGTGTTCAGCGTGAAAAAATGCTGTATTTGAATATGCTGTACGATATGATTGCCTATTCTATTAAAAAAGGCTTTCGAGAAATTGTTTTTGCCAGAACTGCGCTAGAAATCAAAAGTTCTGTTGGAGCAAAACCAGTAAAAATGTATGGCTTAATTACGCATAGTAATGCATTAATTAACCATAACATTTCTAGGTTTTTTAATTATTTAGAACCTAAAACAGAATGGCAGGAAAGAAATCCATTTAAGTAA
- a CDS encoding DUF1761 domain-containing protein, producing the protein MEINFYAFLISAVVTLIVGFIWYNPKVFGTIWMRENKFTQEELRNGNMLKIFGFTYIFALMISMTLMSLTIHQSGAVGMVGGPPLIASAKPSFAAFMADYGTAYRTFKHGALHGFMSGLFFAFPLIGINGLFERKSWKYIFIHAGYWMVSLTLMGGIICAFA; encoded by the coding sequence ATGGAAATTAACTTTTACGCATTCCTGATTTCGGCTGTTGTAACGCTTATTGTTGGTTTTATCTGGTATAACCCAAAAGTGTTTGGAACGATCTGGATGAGAGAAAACAAATTCACCCAAGAAGAACTTAGAAATGGAAATATGCTCAAGATTTTTGGGTTTACTTACATTTTTGCTTTAATGATTTCGATGACTTTAATGTCTTTGACAATTCATCAATCTGGAGCAGTCGGAATGGTTGGCGGACCACCATTAATAGCAAGCGCTAAACCTTCTTTTGCTGCTTTTATGGCAGATTACGGCACTGCTTACAGAACATTCAAACATGGAGCTTTACACGGATTTATGTCTGGATTATTTTTTGCTTTTCCACTTATCGGGATTAATGGATTATTCGAAAGAAAATCTTGGAAATATATTTTTATTCATGCTGGATATTGGATGGTTTCACTAACATTAATGGGCGGAATTATCTGTGCTTTCGCATAA
- a CDS encoding Ppx/GppA phosphatase family protein, protein MSIFALANAPYFEWEKNQLLNILYFKFYYNTMLKKNNPQILFFILVSLFFSINSFSQKSIYAGIEIGRRAIKVSVLDVNNIRKADYKILSFWTDRIPFADHIGANGQLTQEDINKTSVIVVDQLKKIRTDYKILDENIFIVAAPVFASASNVDVLKNKIKMLTDKNLDVLNVNEEAKTLVKGAMPPVDYANAFLLDIGAQTTKGGYIDELDDNKLEFIPLELDFGTMTLTDAVKKTVANPNQANDMSTYQEKSFDYNPILRKKVKEMIDANPLLAKKDKVYLSGGAVWAFSTLYYNENVKEHYVTLTMEDIINYDAILKNNFNKFTNLAKTNKEAERVLKTYDQAYLISANNILTTCLEGIPNLNSKKVYFVKDGQVTWLISYIADRSKKVNTNF, encoded by the coding sequence ATGAGTATCTTTGCGCTCGCAAATGCCCCCTATTTTGAATGGGAGAAAAACCAATTATTGAACATTCTTTATTTTAAATTTTATTACAACACAATGCTTAAAAAAAACAATCCCCAAATTTTATTTTTTATTCTAGTCAGTTTATTTTTTTCTATCAATTCATTCTCTCAAAAAAGCATTTATGCTGGAATTGAAATCGGACGTAGAGCGATTAAAGTTTCTGTTCTTGATGTGAATAATATCAGAAAAGCTGATTACAAAATTCTTTCTTTCTGGACAGATAGAATTCCATTCGCTGATCATATTGGCGCTAACGGTCAGTTGACTCAAGAAGACATTAATAAAACAAGTGTAATTGTTGTAGATCAGTTGAAGAAAATCAGAACCGATTATAAAATTCTTGATGAAAATATTTTCATCGTTGCCGCTCCAGTTTTTGCATCTGCAAGCAATGTTGATGTTTTGAAAAACAAAATCAAAATGTTAACAGACAAAAATCTTGACGTTCTTAATGTTAACGAAGAAGCTAAAACTTTGGTTAAAGGCGCTATGCCTCCTGTTGATTATGCAAACGCTTTCCTTTTAGACATCGGCGCTCAAACTACAAAAGGTGGATATATTGACGAACTTGACGATAACAAATTAGAGTTCATTCCGTTAGAATTAGATTTCGGAACAATGACACTTACAGATGCTGTAAAGAAAACGGTAGCAAATCCAAATCAGGCAAATGATATGTCAACATATCAAGAAAAATCTTTTGATTACAATCCGATTCTTCGTAAAAAAGTAAAAGAAATGATTGATGCAAATCCGCTTTTGGCTAAAAAAGATAAAGTTTATTTATCTGGAGGCGCTGTTTGGGCTTTTTCAACACTTTATTATAATGAAAACGTAAAAGAGCATTATGTTACTTTGACAATGGAAGACATTATCAATTACGATGCTATCTTAAAAAACAACTTCAATAAGTTTACAAACCTTGCTAAAACCAATAAAGAAGCAGAAAGAGTTTTAAAAACGTATGATCAGGCGTATCTTATTTCGGCAAATAATATCTTAACAACTTGTCTAGAAGGTATTCCAAATTTAAATTCTAAAAAAGTTTATTTTGTAAAAGACGGACAAGTTACTTGGCTGATTTCTTATATCGCAGATCGTTCTAAAAAAGTAAATACTAATTTTTAA
- a CDS encoding DUF4269 domain-containing protein has product MIDFTDISYLKTGNQKQQLAFEVLTKHKVLENLSTFDPILVGTIPINIDVKNSDLDIICCWKNKSEFIEKIKSLFSKENHFTIRENVINNQESVIANFHIGDFEIEIFGQNIPTQQQNGYRHMLVEAQILHCKDENFRLEIIKLKEKGIKTEPAFGLLLGLKGNVYEELLDYKV; this is encoded by the coding sequence ATGATTGATTTCACGGACATTTCTTATTTAAAAACAGGAAATCAGAAACAGCAATTGGCATTTGAGGTTTTAACGAAACACAAAGTTTTAGAAAATCTCTCAACTTTTGATCCTATTTTAGTTGGCACAATTCCGATAAATATAGACGTAAAAAATAGCGATTTGGATATTATCTGTTGCTGGAAAAACAAATCAGAATTCATAGAAAAAATTAAAAGCTTATTTTCAAAAGAAAACCATTTTACCATTCGCGAAAATGTAATAAATAATCAAGAATCTGTTATTGCAAATTTCCATATTGGTGATTTTGAAATTGAAATTTTCGGACAGAATATTCCAACTCAACAACAAAATGGCTACAGACATATGCTTGTTGAAGCTCAAATTCTCCATTGTAAAGACGAAAACTTCCGATTAGAAATCATTAAATTAAAAGAAAAAGGTATAAAAACGGAACCTGCTTTTGGCTTGTTATTAGGCTTAAAAGGAAATGTTTACGAGGAATTATTAGATTATAAAGTCTAA
- a CDS encoding glycosyltransferase family 39 protein translates to MTKKTLILIGFILLKFILQYILISPEYDLQRDEYLHLDQAHHTAWGFLSVPPVTSWFSCIILLLGNSVFWVKFFPALFGALTLLLVWKTIELLKGNLYALILGALCVLFSCLLRLNTLYQPNSLDVLCWTAVYYVLIRYIISEDTKWIYFGAIIFAFGFLNKYNIVFLLFGLFPAIILSSQRKMLIKKQFYFALIFGLMLILPNLVWQYRNQFPIVHHMRELAETQLVNVDLASFIKEQILFFIGGLFVILAGLYAVIFYKPLKKFQVFFASFVFTLFIFIYFKAKAYYVIGLYPIYIAFGAVFLSEVLNEGWKRYLKPVFIALPILFFIPMYDIVFPNKSPEYIVSHSEKYQKLGMLRWEDGKDHQLPQDFADMLGWKELARKTDSLFALIPNQKETIVICDNYGQAGAINYYSEKGIKAVSFNADYVNWFNLKIQYKNLIRVKEFDEENEELKETSPYFETATIGGQITNKYSREYRTTIFVFTNAKIDINKRLEQEIKEEKNYKK, encoded by the coding sequence ATGACCAAAAAAACACTGATTTTAATCGGGTTTATTCTTTTAAAATTTATTCTGCAATATATTTTAATTAGTCCCGAATACGATTTACAGCGCGATGAATATCTGCATTTAGATCAAGCCCATCACACCGCTTGGGGATTTCTGTCGGTTCCGCCTGTAACTTCTTGGTTTTCTTGTATTATTTTGTTGCTTGGAAATTCTGTTTTCTGGGTTAAGTTCTTCCCTGCCCTATTTGGCGCATTGACTCTTTTGCTTGTCTGGAAAACAATCGAGCTTTTAAAAGGAAATCTTTACGCTTTAATTTTAGGCGCTTTATGTGTTTTATTTTCGTGTTTATTGCGACTTAATACATTATATCAGCCCAATTCTTTAGATGTTTTGTGTTGGACTGCGGTTTATTATGTTCTAATTCGATACATTATTTCTGAAGACACAAAATGGATTTATTTTGGAGCTATTATTTTTGCTTTCGGGTTTTTAAATAAATACAACATCGTCTTTTTACTATTCGGATTATTTCCTGCCATTATACTTTCTAGCCAACGAAAAATGCTGATAAAAAAGCAGTTTTATTTTGCTTTAATTTTCGGTTTAATGCTCATTCTACCCAATCTCGTTTGGCAATACAGAAATCAGTTTCCTATTGTGCATCATATGAGAGAATTGGCAGAAACGCAATTGGTCAATGTTGATTTAGCAAGTTTTATAAAAGAACAGATTCTCTTTTTTATTGGCGGTTTGTTCGTGATTTTAGCTGGACTTTATGCCGTTATTTTTTATAAGCCTCTTAAAAAATTTCAAGTCTTTTTTGCTTCGTTTGTTTTTACTCTTTTCATTTTTATTTACTTCAAAGCAAAAGCGTATTATGTAATTGGTTTGTATCCGATTTATATTGCTTTTGGTGCTGTTTTTTTATCTGAAGTTTTGAACGAAGGATGGAAACGATATTTAAAACCGGTTTTTATTGCACTTCCGATTTTATTCTTTATTCCGATGTACGATATTGTTTTTCCAAATAAAAGTCCCGAGTATATAGTTTCACATTCAGAGAAATACCAAAAACTAGGAATGCTTCGTTGGGAAGACGGAAAAGATCATCAATTGCCGCAAGATTTTGCCGATATGTTAGGTTGGAAAGAATTGGCAAGAAAAACAGATTCTTTGTTCGCTTTGATTCCAAATCAAAAAGAAACTATCGTGATTTGCGATAATTACGGACAAGCCGGAGCAATTAATTATTATTCTGAGAAAGGAATTAAAGCCGTTTCTTTTAACGCCGATTATGTAAATTGGTTTAATCTTAAAATTCAATACAAAAACTTGATTCGTGTAAAAGAATTTGACGAAGAAAATGAAGAACTTAAAGAAACTTCTCCTTATTTTGAAACTGCAACAATTGGCGGTCAGATTACTAATAAATATTCGAGAGAATACAGAACAACAATTTTTGTTTTTACTAATGCTAAAATCGACATAAACAAACGATTGGAACAAGAAATTAAAGAAGAGAAAAATTATAAAAAATAA